In Quercus robur chromosome 10, dhQueRobu3.1, whole genome shotgun sequence, a genomic segment contains:
- the LOC126703911 gene encoding GATA transcription factor 4-like — MVIYDMNHHDYEAWSELNNTISSIIDDDFDKTLATPQDDLCDINFIMLPSSDDSFIHSDWNDFINNSDLEHNNSNMEQKLKVGEKIKGEETKNRVAKETESKRDAFKDMNGVLVRCIESFSQKPRTPTTKRRNTKNIYTPKELTTKRLNTKKIYTKKEPSFLKLKRKNKEEVEGYVRKCSHCEAEETPQWREGPLGPKTLCNACGVRYKSGRLVPEYRPAASPTFDVFKYSNFHKKILRNKGLDQK, encoded by the coding sequence ATGGTTATATATGATATGAACCACCATGACTATGAAGCCTGGTCTGAGTTGAATAATACAATCAGTAGTATTATTGACGATGATTTTGATAAAACACTTGCTACACCACAAGACGATTTGTGTGATATAAACTTCATTATGTTACCCTCATCGGATGATTCTTTTATTCACAGCGATTGGAACGATTTTATTAACAACAGCGATTTGGAGCATAACAACAGCAATATGGAGCAAAAGTTAAAGGTAGGAGAAAAGATAAAGGGAGAAGAAACGAAGAATAGGGTTGCCAAAGAAACAGAGTCGAAGAGGGATGCTTTTAAAGATATGAATGGTGTACTGGTAAGATGTATAGAAAGTTTTTCCCAGAAACCAAGAACACCTACAACTAAAAGGCGGAATACAAAGAATATTTACACTCCGAAAGAACTTACGACTAAAAGGTTGAATACGAAGAAGATTTACACTAAAAAGGAACCATCTTTTTTGAAgttgaagagaaaaaataaggaagaagtGGAGGGTTATGTGAGAAAGTGCTCCCATTGTGAAGCCGAGGAAACACCACAATGGCGAGAAGGACCCTTGGGGCCAAAAACTCTGTGTAACGCATGTGGAGTAAGGTACAAGTCAGGTCGGTTAGTTCCAGAGTATCGCCCAGCTGCAAGCCCAACTTTTGATGTCTTTAAATATTCCAATTTTCACAAGAAGATACTGAGAAATAAAGGATTAGATCAAAAGTGA